Within the Macrobrachium rosenbergii isolate ZJJX-2024 chromosome 25, ASM4041242v1, whole genome shotgun sequence genome, the region AAAAGACTGTAGATATCATAAAGATATGCCCCCCCCCAtgaaatattagtcttagataacTACCCCCGAAAACCATTGctggtcactatctaagaaagatgcCATTAGCAAATTGTCAAGAAGGTATTGTGGCCACCAGACGCAATTACCTCCATGTGACCTTCTGGCGTATCTCCTGAGGCGGTACCTGTAGGCGAGGTAAGAACCACCAAAAACAAGGCTGAAGAACGCTGTCACAACAAATATGACTTTCCTTGGGCCCATGCGGGGTTTGGCCTTCTTGTTTGCATCTGTAGGTAGATTTCGTTATATTAATAGTTGGTTATTCATCAGAATTTGAATAATGTTTCTTTTGACCTCTAAAGGGTAAAGTGCGTTTCGATTTGGAGTGATTTACAACCTCTCAAAAAGTGGAGATGCAAGAAAGTGGGATCAATGAATGAAATCTTAGTAGTGCTTCTCAGCTGAGTTGGAATGCGTCTTGGGTGAGTTGGAATGTGTTTCAGGTGAGTTGGGATGCGTCTCAGTCGAGTAGTAATGAGCCTCAGGTGAATTGGAAAGTATCTCAGTTGAACAGGAATGTGTCTCAGGTGAGTTGGAATTGTCTCAGGTGACCTGGAATGTGTTGGGATGCGTCTCAGTCGAGTAGTAATGAGCCTCAGGTGAATTGGAAAGTATCTCAGTTGAACAGGAATGTGTCTCAGGTGAGAGAATGTGTCTCAGGTGAGTTGGAATTGTCTCAGGTGACCTGGaatgtgtgtgttattaaatGAGGTAATAGACTTCTCATTTATCAGAGTATGTATCcataaaatgatgataatttcCTGTCAAGAAAGCTATCTACATTTTCAGTTGGTTATGGTTATTAAGCAAAATGACTAACCACTGTTACTTGTACTATtggtgtaatttatttttctacacaCACGAACAGGAACATGCACACACTTATAATGCATacttgtatataaacatatatatatatatatatatatatatatatatatatatatatatatatatataaatatatacatatatatatatatatatatatatatatatatatatatatatatatatatgtatatatatatatatatatatatatatatatatatatatatatatatatatatatatatatatatatattactgaaaggacctcattcaaactgggtggtatctaacggagtttttattcataaaaagttacaagctttcttggacaaacagtccacattatcaagtatccgtacaatgagcagacgcgtagtccagctgtatttatatctgtgtgctgggtacttttaatcctataatcgcctagctcctcctgcgtgacccccaccccctcgtgaccttgctACTGTAGAGtttacgatttttctagatatgctgtcttcaaagccgtttccggtgttccctgccatcatGTTGTTGGCACAAGTTacgaaggcgttctctacaaccattCTAgatattttgttggtgttcctgtacagaaaactcatattttcccagtgtattctgtgatcattttcccaacagtgtttggcaactgccgacgtctgattataatgcctcatgttctgcagatgttgtttgcttcgctctgtacatgatttgccagtttcgccatagtacccttcttcgcagtctagacacgctgccatatataaccccctctaatctcttccctctaccgactttttgtttctaactattttattcctaatggtgtttttgtagctgcctatcaatttgaaattatttagcttcctgttgatggctgcaatagagttgttgtccgggactaattattttctttcctaccaaatgttccttttctatcctttccctctccccaaaatagtttttccttgctttgatgtgtgcccactcccaccaatacttagggtagcctaatctcctaaaactctccctcaggtaatccaggaAAAACGCAaaagaacgcacggaaaacggacacctggaaggagggatcagagaaagaccaaggtcacgagggggtgggggtcacacaggaggagctaggcgattataggattaaaagtacccagcacacagatataaatacagctggactacgcgtctgctcattgtacggatacttgataatgtggactgtttgtccaagaaagcttgtaactttttatgaataaaatactcctttagataccatccagtttaaatgaggtccttttagtaattctactaatgcacagaacaattgtgtatgtgacaaagttaatatatatatatatatatatatatatatatatatatatatatatatatatatatatatatatatatatatatatatatatatatatatatatatatatatatatatatttagccaaggccacaggaaaaataaaaggagtaccaagcgctttcgtgttctttcaacacattttcgaggtacaatgctaaAATACACTGAGAATATCCAACAAAGTAAACACATTACAGTaggtaaaaacattaataattttaatcatatgattcatGGGGAGAGGGCAAAAgctgttttatattgtaacaagAAAACTCGTAAAAATGTTACTGAATCTGTTTTGGTTAAATATCACGGTGACTCACTGAATGTAAGCCAGGCTATGTTCAAACTAGGCACTTGTTGTTAAAGAGATTCGTAAGATTGGTTCattttaatcacctgttgagctCTTCTATACCTGCTGTGTTAGTTTTAACCGGATCTTGGATATTTGTGTTTACGCTCTTTcaacttttatgtttactttgtcaGATATTCTCCGTGTTttagcattgtacctcgaaaatgtgctGAAAgcacacgaaagcgcttggtactcttcttttattttttccgtgGCCTTGGCcgaatatattgtcacgcgctatttagtgacataaaagcatatatatatatatatatatatatatatatatatatatatatatatatatatatatatatatatatatatatatatatatatatatatatatatatatatatatatatatatatatatatatatatatatatatatatatatatatatatatatatatatatacatatgtaaatatatatacatacatatattttatttgatcttgTAGTACCTACTTCGgtgttgttaattttatattcctcTGAACGTTATTGAGACTTAAGGTATACATACTAGTTGGCTCTAAAGGCATCGGAAATACTTGGTACTTGAGAGAGTTGTCACTATGCATTTCCAAACGACGTCCTGTCAGTCCACTCTCGCTCAGAGGGTCGTAGTTTGCCCCGTCAAAGGtgtcctgaataaaaaaaaaattattacactattttaagttattttctaaGCTTCATCATCATTGTAAAAAAACCGGAATCTAAAAAGTACTCAGTTCGGTATGGATATGAGTGGACAAAAAAAGAGTGAACTTATTCAGCATTTGTGTAAATCATAATAATACACCCACTGCTTTCGTGAATACTTTACTGAGATTTTTCATACTAGTTTATAAAGCTACACGCTAAATCATAAATGACTTACATCTTCATAAATCCAAAACACGGACCATCCTATTTCGGGTTCTTCTTGGTGAATTTTCTCAGTGAGTTTGGTGCCATGATACAAACTGGCAGTATATGAAACTTCGGTCTCCTGGTAGTTCGTAAGGGCCACCCACACCTCTGGTTTGTCTGGAAGTGTGAGATCTGCACTTCTCCCACCAGGCACCGTCATTACCTCATCTgcggaataatatatatatatatatatatatatatatatatatatatatatatatatatatatatatatatatatatatatatatatataatgttacaagaCTCCCTTGAATTTTTGAAACCACAAAATGACGAGTTGTTTCGGTGGCTGCTTAACATATGTTCAAAGCAAAAGAAGTTaaagaaccttaaaaaaaattgcataaactAGGTATTATTCCCAAAGTGCGACTGACATTACAAGTAAGTTTAGAACTGCTGATCTTTGCTAGGTAAAATCATGAGTAGTTATGTAAAATCTCAGTAGGAGGGAAACAATTCCCTTTGGTCCAAACGTCAAATTTCGGATTTTAGACACGCCTTTCAAAAGAGGCACAACTcgaaaaagttataaaatgcttttcatatcagtagaaaaatagttttcgttATTATTAGGTTTTAGAGTGTCTGTTATTAAACAATACAGGAAAGGATACCAAAACCGAAAACTCACGGTCTTTCAAAGGAAGAGTAAACAACTGGAGATCGACTGGTGAACTGCCTCTGCTTTTTACAGAAAGGTATCTCGCTTGAGAAGATCCTACATTTTCCGGAAACCAACTTATATCTGAGCCGACACTGTGTatccactgaaaaaatatatatttcattgtcatTTGTAATTCCAGGAGCTgagaattttaagtttttcattctattttttcttcgtcTCTCAGGATATTAATGAACTGATAAATTAAGAATTGCTTACATAACAATTTCAGTTGCAGACACATAAGTCTATGTATCTATCACCAGCATATacacatgtttacatatatacttgtgcaaatacacacacacacatgtatataatatatatatatacatatatatatatatatatatatatatatatatatatatatatatatatatatatatatacatatacatatatatatatatatatatatatatatatatatatatatatatatatatatatatatatatattgtaataaatgtattcagtcattttcttcaCCCTACCTTCTCAGTAACCGTGAGAAATGCGAACCAGTGAGGTTCCCTGTAACATTCGTTACAGGTACCACGTTTTAGTACTCTTCCAGGAGCATTACACTGGTATGTGATTTTGGGAGCCTCAGCAGACTTCACGGCAAGCACCACATACTTTTCGTTCTTGGGAAGAGAAAAAGTGGTCGAATCACCTTCATAAATCGTCCTAATGGAAGAAACtgcaaagaaataatgataacacATCTTAACATCTAACCAATAATTAGGAGTAATACTGAAGACGACTTTCTGATATTATTAATGGCTTCCCATTCATCGTGGAAAATCCCTTGGCTTTTTCATGGCGACGCGAGTCTCTCTTAAGAAGTAGCCTCAGCCTCGCTGTccaactcctcagttccagaggccctttttTCCTTGCACAGCTGGACTGTGGACCAGTCTCCCTGATGAGGATGTTTTGCAATTTGAACCTCAAAAGCTCaggcgaaggtgcaatgcattcctaccctaaagcagttctcttgaattttttaattaacttatattttcatcaatctatttatgaatttgctcatttattttttcttttctagtaagcgatctcctctttctgcgTTTCATTTTACGTTCtgttatatttcaaatgaattccataatattccttggaagcctgaatttcaagttgacggccccttttggtgggcttattccatgtgaatagggtccatcttctgaataataataataataataataataataataataataatgataataatataataataataataataataataataataataataataataataataataataataataataataataatacagaaaggctgcagaaggaagtgtaggggcacaaaagaccagctcttattagacaaaatggtaatgaagaatagtaagagaaggagaaccaacctaagcatggcatggactgactacaagaaagccttcgacatgatactgcacacgcggctaatagaatgcctgaagaAAACACCtccagcttccttaaaaatacaatgtgcaattggaatacagtacttacaagctctgggataagactagcagaggttaacatcaggagagggatctttcaaggcaacaCACTGCCCCCACTACTcatcgtagtagccatgattcccatgacaaaagtactgcagaagatggatgctgggtaccaactcaagaaaggaggcaacagaattaaccatctgatgttcatggacgacatcaagctgaatggtaagagcatcaaggaaatagataccctaatccagaccgtaaggattgtatctggggacatcaggatggagtttggagtAGAAAAATGCGTCTTGTTAaacatacaaaaaggaaaagtaacaacgacagaagggataaagctaccagacgggaatggCATCAAAcatatagatgagacaggatacaaatacctgggaataatagaatgAGAGGACAtgaaacaccaagagatgaaggacacgatcaggagagaatatatgcagagacttaaggcgatgcTCAAGTcgaaactcaacgccggaaacatgacgaaagccataaacacatgggcagtaccagtaatcggatacagcgcaggagtagtggactggacgaaggctgaactacgcagcatagaccagaaaactaggacaCACAAGACAATACACAAagtactacacccaagagcaaatacagacagactatacataacacaaaaggaaggggggagagggctactaagcatagaggactgcgtcaacatcgagagcagagcactggggcaatatctgaaaaccagtgaagacgagcgGCTAGGGAGTGCATGGGAagagggactgataaaagtagataaagacccagaaatatatagagacaggagaatgaaaaacagaacggaggaatggcacaacaaactaatgctcggacagtacatgagacagacaaaagatctggccagcgatgaaacatggcaatggctacagaggggagaactcaagaaggaaacagaaggaatgctaacggtggcacaagatcagaccctaagaaccaggtatgtccaaagaacaatagatgggaataacatctcacccatatgcaggagatgcaatatgaaagacgagaccgtaaaccacacagcaagcgaatgtccggcacttgcacagcacagaaccagtacaaaaagaggcatgattcagtagcaaaagccctccactggagcctgtgcgagaaacaccagctagcttgcagtaataagtggtacgaacaccaacctgagggagcaagagaaaacaatcaggcaaagatcctctgggactatggtatcagaaccaATAGACCAGGCGTGACGTTGattgataaaatcaagaagaaagtatcactcattgatgtggcaataccattggacatcagagtagatgagaaagaaagagaaaaaaaattataagtatcaagacctgaaaaacGAAAGAAGAAGGACATGGAATAGGCCAAtggaaattgcacccataatcataggaacactaggcatgatcccaagattcctgaaaaggaatctggaaaaactagatgccgaagtagctccaggactcatgcagaagagtgtgctactagaaacagcgcacattgtgagaaaagtgatggactcctaaggaggcaggatgcaacccagaaccccaccctataaaaaccacccagtcgaataggatgactgtgatggacataataataataataataataataataataataataatagaaataataataataataatatatactaacAAACGAttgaacaaatatatatcaataagatGTACTCTCCAGTTTTTGTTGATGTGTTGGTGAACAAGTAAACTTGAAAAGAAGAATTACAAAATCACCAAGAAATCTTATCATCTGCATCCTGTCAGCTCTGAAGAACGGGTTTACATATTGACCAAATATGGAAAAGACTTGTGCTATTCGACACACAAGACTCAAATCTAGTCCCTCGTCTTAGAAGGTCAGAGTTCATGATGATAACAATTGGAAAACCCCCAAAAAAGTGCGTTTGAAGTGAAATGAGGTTACTTAGAAGACTGTAACACTGAAAATTCATCGTTATCTTCTTGATGACCGATTCGAGTCATGGGATCCGATTGTTTCTGAGAAACTAGAAATTTGATTGCTAGACCTTTAGTGTTTGATAAACCTGACTGCATGAGTGTTATTGGAATTTTATGGCcccaaaataaagacaaaacaaaacaaaacaactgagATATATTACCCCCTAAAATCGTAAAGCCACGCCcccgtttttttttatcagtctttaGGAGCGTTACCAACATTGTAACGTGCGGTTGCCAAGTAGTGAGTCACTTCAGTTTAGTGGAAAATCCTCctgaaaaggaattaaaagacagaaaacataaaatgctGATGTAGGTCAGCCACTCTTACCTGTTGCGTCAGCAGCTGCCAACAAGAACACGCCCAGGAGAAATGTCAGCATCAGTCTCTCCATCCTGTAGACACATCTGGGGAATTTTTTCATCAGACGAAGGTAATCACTTCACTGTTGTCCCTTCGAAGGATTCCAAATTTTGAGAAGGAATATTCCTCACAGGATTCGTAATGCTGTGAAGTATTCTTCTTAGTAGGATTCGTGATGCCTCGAAATACCCTTCCTCACAGGAATCCTAATGCTGTGAAGTTTTCCCGCACGTAGGATTCTTAATCCGCGGAATATTCCACCCCTTGTAGGATTCCCAGCGTCGTGAAGGACTCCTACTACCTCTTTGTAGGATTCCTAATGTCTCGAGGTATTCCACGAGTGACCGAACGTCCTCACGGAGCGAAGCGGAGCTTCGTACTATAGCAGATAGTTGATGTGCTATCTGAATCCTGTGTTCTTGAGTGACGTCATCAGGGCTATGGACAGGAAACGCTAATCCTTGCCTAATAGCGTGGAtgagaaatattataatataatatatatatatatatatatatatatatatatatatatatatatatatatatatatatatatatatatatatatatatatatatatatatatatatatatatatatatatatatatatatatatatatatatatatatatatatatatatatatatatatatatatatatatatatatatatatatatatatatatatatatatatatatatatatatatacatatacaaaaaaatcttCAAGCTGGCGCTCCGCATTTCTAGACGAAATGAGAACGGAAACCGTTGTTATGTTatcttatttgagagagagagagagagagagagatgaaatttgtAATTCCAGCAGCACAGTTTAGAATCTTGAACGCTAGAAAACATTGAAATATGAAGATTCAATATTACCAAACCTCGTGATTTCGTGATATTCAACCAGGCCGCACgagtcaattgaaagacctgagttcgaccCAGGTGTGAGtcagaatatttatttctgttccacaagtaaTTATGTGTTGatagttctaatatatatatatatatatatatatatatatatatatatatatatatatatatatatatatatatatatatatatatatatatatatatatatatatatatatatatatgaatatagatgcAACGGAAGAATTCCGTGGAAATGCAACCTATAATGGTAAAGGAAAGTaccagtttcgggtccgtgcctttgaacacctaggccgatcaattagaacgaACAGGCcgcttaacaaacaagcatttagtgccattggTAAGCATTGTCATTAGATAACCATCCTCTGAGTAAAGATTCTTTTTCTACGTTAGCCAGTCGGCTTAGCGGTGTGGAGCCAACCACGACTGAAGCGTTAATGAATGGTCAGTTGAGTTACTTTGTTTTCAATGGTGTGTCTCTCATCTGTAACTATcatttgtatctgccttttattcttctcttgaCTCTCGCTTTTATAGGTCAAACGGTTCTGCTCAATTTTGATTCTTGGTAGATAgttttgatgtgtttaattttagtttattttagtgggcgtgtttttttttccctgattgtatttattttttatttttagaaacccGTTGATGGGGTATGTTGGAGCCTCGAAACTAggcgcaataaagaatgtttcctcaagtactggtttacctattcttatatatatatatatatatatatatatatatatatatatatatatatatatatatatatatgtatatatatacacacaatatatatatatatatatatatatatatatatatatatatatatatatgtatatatatatatatatatatataaatatatatatatacatatatatatatatatatatatatatatatatatatatatatatatatatatatatatatatatatatatatatatatatatatatatatatatatatatatatatatatatatatatatatatatatatatatatatatatatatatatatatatatatatatatatatatatatgaacattacgATATGGCCTTTAGTGTAACTCAAAAAAGCAATTTCATTCCACCGTGAATATAGAGTTCTGACACATTGAGTCCGAAAAAACCTccggtttacaaaaaaaaaaaaaaaaaactacacatttTCCAACTGTTCATTACTTCCTTTTGTTATATATTGTGATGACTTTTTCTGTGTACGCCAATGGACAACTAAACAGtgattgcttttttgtttttaaataggcAGTGGATATGATGATAAGTCTGTACTTTTGTAGAAAGacgtgtgagatatatatatatatatatatatatatatatatatatatatatatatatatatatatatatatatatatatatgaatatttatataagcatatattgtatatatatatatatacatatatatatatatatatatatatatatatatatatatatatatatatatatatatatatatatatatatacatgcatacattctcAGTAACAAAGATCATTCCCAATGAATCACCAGCTACAAAACCCTACTCTCGAACAAGACATGATACACCCCTTGCATTCAGCGAAAGCAAGCACGCATGCACTCCCCCATCCGTCCTTGCATGCAGGCTTCCTCACTCAGCCACTAAGGTAAACAATGTATCGGAAAAAACACAcgcaaacagataaaaaaaactttccgcaAATAAAACTAAcgagaagcaagcaagcaagcaggaagcaagcaagcaggaagcaagcaagcaggaagcaagcaagcaggaaTCAGGAAGCACAAGCGAATATCGGGAATATCAAGGAATATCTCGTCATCTGTCTTCATTTATTCATGCAAGGGATATTTGAGCACTGCCGACGTCTGGTcgttggtgtgtttgtgtgtttgtgtgtgtgtttgtgtgtgtatgtgcatgtgtttgtttggTTGTTAACGTTGAAGTTTGCCGGGTGCTTGTTTGTGATGTTAATTTGCAAATACGTACACAAGTGCCAACTCTCTgtcattacacacatacacacatacgtgaatatatatacatacacaaacatatatatatatatatatatatatatatatatatatatatatatatagataaatatatatgtatatacatacatacatacatacatacatacatacatacatacatacacataaatttttttagtagGACATCAAAGGTACATGAATCATGTTTACGgtcaaaatcttataaaaaaattgtttctattCCACTGACgtttttgagataaaaaaaaaaaaagattgaatatttattttcatatagaaGAATGACTGACGAATCTTCATCTTTGAAACTCTGAGGCAAATGCTTATTAGCCGGAGTAATGGGAGCaagtataattttattgtacgttgcaatatatatatatatatatatatatatatatatatatatatatatatatatacatatacatatatatatatatatatatatatatatatatatatatatatatatatatatacacaacacagcAAATGtaacaattcctttttttttacactgaaattATTACGTACTCTGAAAGAAATCCCGAACTCAGTAGCGCCAGAGAAATGGCAGCCAACCAGTTAATCAGAATAGAGAATAAAATTcaggaataaaacaagtaaaaaatgcgccgaagtttcttcgacgcattcGAGTTTTCCGTGCAGTAACTCTCAGCTACGACTTGGTAACACTCAGtagctccccagatgcggtcaattGAAGGAACATCGGCGACGCCTCCGAAAAGCgctgccagactcacgatcatggctaactttaaccttaaatagaataaaaactgctaagcctagaggtctgcaattcggtatgttcgatgattggagggtggttgatcaacataccaatttgcagccctctagccttagtagtttctaagatctgagggcggacagaaaaaagtgcggacggacggacaagtggccatctctataatagttttcttttacataaaactaaaaaaaggttACCTGCAGCATTCCTTTTGTAAAGGCAAGTGTCACTTTCAACTCTGGAAGCCCTTGTTGAAATAACTTCAGAATTCCAGGAGAGCTGGACGTGTCTAGGACCAAAACATTACGTAAGATATGAAGGCAAGAAATTCTTTAATATCATCCGCGCAAAGACGTTACATACAATTCTTGTGAAATGCCGAGAATATCTCCTTAATTGCATTCCTCCTATCTCTCCGCTAATGTCTTTGAGACGCTGTGCGAGGAAGTAAATTCTGCGAAAGTAATGTTTTTATCGCTGAGATAGTCTACAGCAGttgttctcaaccttttttttttaggcccaTGCACccacaattcccccccccccctcggggggaattccccctgtggttgagaaccactggtctagagggTTAGTAACATAATGACCTATGTGTTCTATATCCATAGATCTACCGTTCAATATGTAAACACAGCCGAATGCTTTGCATTTAAGAATTATAACTTtacttgtctgtccgcccgcacttttttctgtgcgcacttttttctgtcggcactttttctgtccgcgctttattctgtccgcacttttttccgcactttttctgtccacactttactctgtcctcactttttatgttcgcactttattctgtccgtactttttctgtccgcacttttttctgtccgcactttattctgtctgcacttttttctgtccgcacttttttctgtccgcactttattctgtccgcactttattctgtccgcacttttttctgtccgcactttattctgtc harbors:
- the LOC136852127 gene encoding uncharacterized protein isoform X1, which codes for MKKFPRCVYRMERLMLTFLLGVFLLAAADATVSSIRTIYEGDSTTFSLPKNEKYVVLAVKSAEAPKITYQCNAPGRVLKRGTCNECYREPHWFAFLTVTEKWIHSVGSDISWFPENVGSSQARYLSVKSRGSSPVDLQLFTLPLKDHEVMTVPGGRSADLTLPDKPEVWVALTNYQETEVSYTASLYHGTKLTEKIHQEEPEIGWSVFWIYEDDTFDGANYDPLSESGLTGRRLEMHSDNSLKYQVFPMPLEPTNANKKAKPRMGPRKVIFVVTAFFSLVFGGSYLAYRYRLRRYARRSHGGPVQM
- the LOC136852127 gene encoding uncharacterized protein isoform X2; protein product: MKKFPRCVYRMERLMLTFLLGVFLLAAADATVSSIRTIYEGDSTTFSLPKNEKYVVLAVKSAEAPKITYQCNAPGRVLKRGTCNECYREPHWFAFLTVTEKWIHSVGSDISWFPENVGSSQARYLSVKSRGSSPVDLQLFTLPLKDHEVMTVPGGRSADLTLPDKPEVWVALTNYQETEVSYTASLYHGTKLTEKIHQEEPEIGWSVFWIYEDDTFDGANYDPLSESGLTGRRLEMHSDNSLKYQVFPMPLEPTSPVQM